The Polynucleobacter sp. JS-JIR-5-A7 region ATGAGCGTATTAAACAGTTCTGCAGTCATACTCTAGTCAAACATTCTTTCAATGCTGCAGCAGATGGTTTGGTGGATTACATGAAGTCGGTAAGTCCACAAATTACTCACGTTGTATTGGCTGGATGTGAGGCCCACGTTTGCTTGATGCAAACTGCTTTAGGTCTGCTCGAGGCGGGGTATGAGGTGGCGGTAGTGGTTGAGGCCTGTGGCAGCAGATTGGCGCAAGATAAATTGCTCGCACTCGATCGTTTAGTCCAGCAGGGAGTGATTTTGCTGGGGGCTGAAATGCTGGCATTCGAATGGCTGAAGACTTCTGACCATCCTCAATTTAAAAATATTTTGCAGTTGATAAAAAAGAGATCTTAAATAGGTGAATAA contains the following coding sequences:
- a CDS encoding isochorismatase family protein, with product MSILILVDYQTRLMPSIHDGEKAIASAIFLANVAQALDIPILGTEQNPKGLGPNDERIKQFCSHTLVKHSFNAAADGLVDYMKSVSPQITHVVLAGCEAHVCLMQTALGLLEAGYEVAVVVEACGSRLAQDKLLALDRLVQQGVILLGAEMLAFEWLKTSDHPQFKNILQLIKKRS